Sequence from the Rhizobium brockwellii genome:
GCAGCGAAGCGGTCATGGAGGCGGCGCTGAAAGCTTTGGGAAGCGCGCTGCATATCTGAGGTAGACCCGGTCCGGATACTGACTATCCTGGAAGGTGTCGCGTTTGAGCGGAGCGGTAGCTCTGCAATCCCAACGGCTATCTTCTACCAAACCCCTGACGTGTGCTTCACGCTGCTGCTCGGGGTTGCAAATTTGGGAAAATTGCTAAACAGACGTCGGCTGAGCGGTGTTCGGGGATGATTGAATTGAGGCCCTGTGAATTCATCTGTGGCATCGAAATGCGGGTCTTCAAATCATGTCCGGGCGAGGTTAGATCCTCTGTAAACGTTCACTGGTGAACAGCACCGATGTCAATTTCGCTTATCCTATCCTCCCAACCATCAGAAAACTTTCTCATGACCAATCCTATCAGCGTCTATTCGATGCCCGGAACGTGTTTTTTCGATCTGGCTCCTGCTGCGGGCGGCGAGCCCTATCGCATATTCCTTTCCATTCCGGCGGAGAAACCGCCGACGAAAGGATGGCCGCTTCTCGTCATGACCGACGGTAACGCCACTTTCCCCTTCTCTGTCGCCAGCTTGGTCACGCAGGCACCTTATCCCACGGGAACGAATGTCGGTTGGGGGGTGATCGCGGCGATCGGCTACCCTTCCGACGAGCCCTATGATCCGCTCCGCCGGTCTTGGGACCTGGGACCTCCGCCGGTCAAATCCTATCCGCCGTTCGTTGAGGGCGGTCCGCCGGTTGTCATCGGAGGGACCGGCAAGCTGCTGGATTTCATCGAGAACGAGCTTATACCGCGGATTGCAGAGATGGTGATCCTGGATCCGATGCGCCGATCGCTTTTCGGACATTCCTTCGGCGGCCTCTTTACTCTCTATGCACTGTTCGAGCGCCCAGGTCTGTTTGCCAATTGGATTGCGGCCAGCCCAACCATCTATTGGGAGAACAGTGAAATCCTCAAGAATGAAGCGCAACGGCAAGACGCGCCGGGGAATGCACCCTTCCTGCATTTGTCCGCCGGAGAATACGAAGGCGATGAACTGGCACCCTTCCAGTACCGGAACGAGGATGCCACTGCACGCCTGGAGAAGAGGAAGACGGAGCGGACCGTCCTCCTGGCGCGGGAGATGGCGGAGCGATTAAACGGCACTGCCGACGGATTGCGTACCGAATTCGAGCTTTATGCCGGTGAGACCCACATGTCCGTTCTTGCGGCGGCGGTGAATCGTGCGGTTGGCATCGCATTCGCCGTCCAGAGTTTGACCGACATGTGACGCTCTCTGCAGGGGCCTCATCGGTGCGTAGATCCGGCGGTTAGACGATCGTCCTTGAGACGAAACATCCTCGTGCGTGCACTCGTCAAGGCCGACCCCACAGGGGCGTTTCAGGATTACATCGTCTCTCCGTGGCGCCCCTAAACCTCATGGTCCCGACCAGGAGCAAATATGGTCACGAAAGGGTGATTATTAAGTTGACTCCAATTCTCCTGTTTTAGTAAACGGACTCGCTGCAGTGGCCGGAGGGGCGGCCGTCACACTGCTCGATATGCTCTGATAGGGGATAATATGACAGTAGGACTACAGGGAAAGCTGCGCGTGTTCACAAGCCGATTGATTGCGAGCAGCGCTTTGATGACAGTGTCGTTCGGATCGGTAGGCATTGGCTGGGCACAAGACAATGCGGCGGAAGAGGCGACGCAATTGGCCCCGATCGTCATAACCGGCAAGTCGGATCGTGTGGTTGGCCCTGATCGCACCATCGTTGCCAAGGATACTGCCACAGGCACCAAAACAGATACTCCGGTCGTCGATGTACCGGCGTCCGTCTCGGTGGTGACGCAAAAAGAGTTGGAAGAGCGTCACGTGGACAATCTTCAGCAGGCGGTCGCTTATACCGCCGGCGTCTTTTCAGATGAGTTCGGTAACGACGATCGCTACGACTATATAAGAATTCGCGGCTTTGATCAGACGTTGCTCGGCACCTACCGGGATGGACTGGCGGCGCGTATTCCCGCCTGGTTCACCGCCAGCCGCCTCGAACCCTATGGTCTTCAGCGCGTCGAGGTCCTGAAAGGATCGACGTCGACCCTCTTTGGCCTCAACGGCCCGGGAGGACTCGTCAACGCGATCACCAAGCGTCCCTTGGATGAGAAGCATGGTGAAGTTTACACGTCTTATGGGGATGGCACCAAGGAAGTGGGTGCGGATTTCGGCGGCCCGATCGATGCCGATGGCGTATGGACCTACCGGCTTACCGGACTTGCCAAGGACGGTGACCAAGGCTTGGATTATTCGAACGACGACCGCACCTACATTGCACCGGCACTGACGATCAAGCCGGAAGAGGGCACCTCGCTCACCATTCTGACCGATTATTATAAACGCGATGGAACGGGCGCGCGGGGCATTCCGACCGGCGCAAATATCGATATCGACACTTTCCTCGGCGAACCGGACTTCAATCGCTTCAATACGGAGCAGGTCGACATCGGATATCAGTTCGAGCACGAGATCAACGACAACCTGACTTTCCGCTCGAATGCCCGCTATACGCATCTCGAGCTCGACTATGCTGAAGTTTATGGCGCATCGGTGGATCCGACCGCCGATCGAACGGCGTTCTCGGTTGACGGCATGTCCAACCGCTATGCCTTCGACAACCAACTGCAGTACGATACCGGATGGGACGGGATCGACAGCAAGACGCTGGT
This genomic interval carries:
- a CDS encoding TonB-dependent siderophore receptor, whose amino-acid sequence is MTVGLQGKLRVFTSRLIASSALMTVSFGSVGIGWAQDNAAEEATQLAPIVITGKSDRVVGPDRTIVAKDTATGTKTDTPVVDVPASVSVVTQKELEERHVDNLQQAVAYTAGVFSDEFGNDDRYDYIRIRGFDQTLLGTYRDGLAARIPAWFTASRLEPYGLQRVEVLKGSTSTLFGLNGPGGLVNAITKRPLDEKHGEVYTSYGDGTKEVGADFGGPIDADGVWTYRLTGLAKDGDQGLDYSNDDRTYIAPALTIKPEEGTSLTILTDYYKRDGTGARGIPTGANIDIDTFLGEPDFNRFNTEQVDIGYQFEHEINDNLTFRSNARYTHLELDYAEVYGASVDPTADRTAFSVDGMSNRYAFDNQLQYDTGWDGIDSKTLVGVDYTSDNTRENILFGTAGPIDIDNPVYCGLSCINLGPYVNWRVKQQALGIYAQEQLTFDDRWIVTLGGRWDQVHTTADYLDSGTSDDDTASAFTKRAGLTYKFTPNLAAYANYSESFQPLVAQTANGYAVTGSLKPQQGEQYEVGLKYQPDGFDGLFTLALFDLTQTNVPSYVSPLVQEQIGKVGVRGIEFEGKAAINDRLNLTLAYSYWDAEIREDGTGGNVGNRPSRVPRHLASAWLDYTIPGEGWRGDLTIGGGVRYIGQTYGDDANTVSLSSYTLVDAAVSYKVTEDVTLAVNATNLFDHKYLATSYYGTEFYGDRRKVVGTLKYSW
- a CDS encoding alpha/beta hydrolase, coding for MTNPISVYSMPGTCFFDLAPAAGGEPYRIFLSIPAEKPPTKGWPLLVMTDGNATFPFSVASLVTQAPYPTGTNVGWGVIAAIGYPSDEPYDPLRRSWDLGPPPVKSYPPFVEGGPPVVIGGTGKLLDFIENELIPRIAEMVILDPMRRSLFGHSFGGLFTLYALFERPGLFANWIAASPTIYWENSEILKNEAQRQDAPGNAPFLHLSAGEYEGDELAPFQYRNEDATARLEKRKTERTVLLAREMAERLNGTADGLRTEFELYAGETHMSVLAAAVNRAVGIAFAVQSLTDM